From Candidatus Nitricoxidivorans perseverans, the proteins below share one genomic window:
- a CDS encoding ferrous iron transporter B — MNAKPRTAPPAAIPLHSPLLRGERRPRVALVGRPRTGKSTIFQAASSVAVRHERLAGVGSAYEECIVDVGLEQVSLVNLPSIGSLHRLSEADRVVLMYLLWGDRWPVIARHESEQPTAAFDAPDVLVQVVDATALEQDLELAQELSLLGRPLVIALNRVDEAREKGLFINVRALSERLGVPVVPCVAHMGKGIRALFEVVLSAARKKVCPLPHPPSPHIVESLRVLDAVIARPEIEEAFRVPRPLLLTQLAENDDWFLREIEAHFPAALPEVAAARAVAQRVLPRPLSEELHADRHHRAALLFESVSCLSGPEDAERWKRWLDELFLHPRWGLIGSLAVFALVLFMVFEVAAVLDGLTSARLAAWAGQWQPTSTAGVVGRAVADGMIGLVGIVVPYMLPLVVLLVALEEAGIMHRVAFVVDRGFHRIGLHGGAAVPFLMGLGCNVPAISAAAAATTGRDRVVAALLITFVPCSARSAILLALGGKYLGGLGVFAIFMLILVVIALLGRLLARRYAEAAPGMIQEIPPYAIPAWGALWRNTWARTRDIVTIVTPLLVAGSVALALLSHMGADAVINTLLTPVTTWWLGLPVVLGMPILFGILRKELSLLMVYQALGTLDIAPLLDWVQIVTFLVFLTFYIPCLSTFAVMLKTIGRREALFSVSLSVGVALAVAGATRLLLEVTRGAAA, encoded by the coding sequence GTGAACGCCAAGCCCCGCACCGCGCCTCCTGCCGCGATCCCGCTCCATTCCCCCCTGTTGCGGGGCGAGCGGCGGCCGCGAGTGGCGCTGGTGGGACGGCCGCGGACGGGCAAGAGCACGATCTTCCAGGCGGCGTCCAGCGTCGCCGTCCGGCACGAGCGGCTGGCGGGAGTCGGGTCGGCCTACGAGGAGTGCATCGTCGATGTCGGCCTGGAGCAGGTCTCGCTGGTCAACCTGCCGTCCATCGGCTCGCTGCACCGGCTTTCCGAGGCGGATCGCGTTGTCCTCATGTACCTGCTCTGGGGCGACCGCTGGCCGGTCATCGCGCGCCACGAGTCCGAACAGCCGACGGCGGCCTTCGATGCGCCCGACGTGCTGGTGCAGGTGGTCGACGCGACGGCGCTGGAACAGGATCTGGAACTCGCCCAGGAGCTTTCGCTGCTGGGCCGGCCGCTGGTCATCGCGCTGAACCGCGTCGACGAGGCGCGCGAAAAGGGCCTGTTCATCAACGTGCGGGCGCTTTCAGAGCGGCTCGGCGTCCCGGTGGTGCCCTGCGTCGCCCACATGGGCAAGGGCATCCGGGCGCTGTTCGAGGTGGTGCTCTCCGCGGCGAGGAAGAAGGTCTGCCCGCTGCCCCATCCGCCGAGCCCGCACATCGTCGAGAGCCTGCGCGTCCTCGACGCCGTGATCGCCCGGCCGGAAATCGAGGAGGCGTTCCGCGTTCCGCGCCCGCTTCTGCTCACGCAACTCGCGGAGAACGACGACTGGTTCCTGCGAGAGATCGAGGCGCACTTTCCCGCCGCGTTGCCGGAAGTGGCGGCGGCGCGGGCGGTGGCGCAGCGCGTGCTGCCGCGCCCGCTGTCGGAGGAGCTCCACGCCGACCGCCACCACCGCGCGGCCTTGCTGTTCGAAAGCGTGAGCTGCTTGTCCGGGCCGGAGGACGCGGAACGATGGAAGCGCTGGCTGGACGAGCTGTTTCTGCATCCGCGCTGGGGCCTGATCGGCAGCCTCGCGGTGTTCGCGCTGGTGCTGTTCATGGTCTTCGAGGTCGCCGCCGTCCTGGATGGACTGACTTCCGCGCGGCTGGCGGCGTGGGCGGGGCAGTGGCAGCCGACCTCCACGGCCGGCGTGGTCGGACGCGCCGTGGCCGACGGCATGATCGGACTCGTCGGCATCGTCGTGCCCTACATGCTGCCGCTGGTGGTCCTGCTGGTGGCGCTGGAGGAAGCGGGCATCATGCACCGCGTCGCCTTCGTCGTCGACCGGGGCTTCCACCGCATCGGCCTGCACGGCGGTGCGGCCGTGCCCTTCCTGATGGGGCTGGGCTGCAACGTGCCCGCCATTTCCGCCGCCGCGGCCGCCACGACGGGGCGCGACCGCGTCGTGGCCGCGCTGCTCATCACCTTCGTGCCGTGTTCGGCGCGCTCGGCCATCCTGCTGGCGCTGGGAGGCAAATACCTGGGCGGGCTGGGCGTATTCGCCATCTTCATGCTGATCCTCGTCGTGATCGCCCTGCTCGGGCGGCTGCTGGCGCGGCGCTACGCCGAGGCCGCGCCGGGCATGATCCAGGAGATTCCACCCTATGCCATCCCGGCCTGGGGCGCACTCTGGCGCAACACCTGGGCGCGCACCCGCGACATCGTCACCATCGTCACGCCGCTCCTCGTGGCCGGCAGCGTGGCGCTGGCGCTGCTCAGCCACATGGGCGCGGACGCCGTCATCAACACCCTGCTGACACCCGTGACGACATGGTGGCTGGGGCTGCCGGTCGTGCTGGGCATGCCCATCCTGTTCGGCATCCTGAGGAAGGAGCTGTCGCTCCTGATGGTCTACCAGGCGCTGGGCACGCTGGACATCGCGCCGCTGCTGGACTGGGTGCAGATCGTGACGTTCCTGGTGTTCCTCACCTTCTACATTCCCTGCCTGTCCACCTTCGCCGTCATGCTGAAGACGATCGGCCGGCGCGAGGCGCTGTTCTCGGTGTCGCTGTCGGTGGGGGTGGCGCTGGCGGTCGCCGGCGCGACGCGCCTGCTGCTGGAGGTGACGCGTGGAGCGGCGGCTTGA